A DNA window from Ornithobacterium rhinotracheale DSM 15997 contains the following coding sequences:
- a CDS encoding lysophospholipid acyltransferase family protein, producing the protein MSLISVKDIAQVSGLQKFGVVGQPLAFMMHRMLDFKKLNSIYDANKDLSSPAFETNLLKDLAITYEVQDEELARIPKEGPFVVVSNHPLGGLDGIIMLKILSELRPDFKIIANFLLQKIEPLSEKIFPVNPFETRKDVKNSLLGMKAALEYLQQGHPIGVFPAGEVSYKNAQGEIVDKPWQKPIMKLIKKAGVPIIPMYFNARNSKRFYNLKKLHPDLQTALLPKELLKTRLKPIQLRIGKPITVKQQEEFDTIEEFTNFLTKKTFVLASSYEPKKNITQTIKSSIPSRPKSVKNIIRETPTEELVHEVEKLRQTEALLFSNSRYECYFCDFKSIPKLMREIGRLREITFRLVGEGTNKETDTDRFDKHYNHLILWDTQENKIAGAYRMGLGNEIYKNYGIKGFYISELFHFEPEIQPFFRKCIEMGRAFVVPEYQQKPMPLFLLWRGIVHVALRNPEHKFILGGVSISNQFSQFSKALMIEFMQSYFYDPYVAQYVRPRRAFKPKIKDQDMDFIFDEAKADLNKFDKLIEELEPNALRLPVLIKKYIKQNAKVIAFNVDPKFNDAIDGLMYIRISELPESTIKPVLEELEAEIREKEKQKS; encoded by the coding sequence ATGAGTTTAATTTCTGTAAAAGACATAGCACAAGTTTCTGGATTACAAAAGTTTGGAGTTGTAGGGCAGCCTCTTGCCTTTATGATGCATAGAATGCTGGATTTCAAAAAATTAAACAGTATTTATGATGCCAATAAAGATTTGTCCAGCCCTGCGTTTGAGACCAATTTGCTCAAAGATTTGGCAATCACCTACGAGGTGCAAGACGAGGAGCTTGCAAGGATTCCTAAGGAAGGTCCTTTTGTCGTAGTATCCAATCATCCGCTGGGCGGGTTAGACGGGATTATTATGCTTAAAATCCTTTCGGAACTTCGTCCAGATTTTAAAATTATAGCCAATTTTCTGCTCCAAAAAATAGAACCATTATCAGAAAAAATTTTTCCTGTAAATCCGTTTGAAACCCGCAAAGATGTAAAAAATAGTCTTTTGGGAATGAAAGCGGCATTGGAATATTTGCAGCAAGGGCATCCGATCGGTGTGTTCCCAGCGGGAGAAGTTTCGTATAAAAATGCACAGGGCGAAATTGTAGACAAACCTTGGCAAAAACCGATTATGAAACTGATTAAAAAAGCGGGCGTGCCGATTATTCCAATGTATTTTAACGCGCGAAATAGCAAGCGTTTTTATAATCTTAAAAAACTGCACCCAGATTTGCAAACGGCACTTTTGCCCAAAGAATTATTAAAAACAAGACTAAAACCAATTCAATTAAGAATTGGAAAACCAATTACGGTAAAACAGCAAGAAGAGTTTGATACGATTGAGGAATTTACTAATTTCTTAACCAAAAAAACCTTTGTTTTAGCCTCCTCATACGAGCCTAAAAAGAACATTACACAAACGATTAAAAGCTCTATCCCGAGCCGCCCAAAAAGCGTAAAAAACATCATTCGCGAAACGCCTACTGAGGAATTGGTGCACGAGGTAGAAAAATTACGCCAGACCGAGGCACTTTTGTTTAGCAATAGCCGATATGAATGCTATTTCTGTGATTTTAAAAGTATTCCGAAGCTAATGCGTGAAATCGGTCGTTTGCGCGAAATCACTTTTAGACTAGTGGGAGAAGGAACCAATAAGGAAACCGATACCGACCGATTTGATAAGCATTACAATCACTTGATTTTGTGGGATACACAAGAGAATAAAATTGCGGGAGCTTATCGTATGGGATTGGGAAATGAGATTTATAAAAATTACGGAATTAAAGGTTTTTACATCAGCGAATTATTCCATTTTGAGCCAGAGATTCAGCCATTTTTCAGAAAATGTATCGAGATGGGGCGTGCCTTTGTGGTGCCAGAATACCAGCAGAAACCTATGCCACTATTTTTGCTTTGGCGTGGAATCGTGCATGTAGCCTTGCGCAATCCTGAGCATAAATTTATCTTAGGAGGTGTGAGCATTAGCAATCAATTTTCGCAGTTTTCTAAGGCGTTGATGATTGAGTTTATGCAATCATATTTTTATGATCCATATGTGGCGCAATATGTGAGACCACGAAGAGCTTTTAAACCCAAAATCAAAGATCAAGATATGGATTTTATCTTTGATGAAGCTAAGGCGGATTTAAATAAATTTGATAAGCTCATTGAAGAGCTCGAGCCAAATGCATTACGCTTGCCTGTTTTAATTAAAAAATACATTAAGCAAAATGCCAAAGTCATCGCCTTTAATGTGGATCCTAAATTCAATGATGCGATAGATGGGCTCATGTATATTCGAATCTCTGAACTACCAGAAAGCACAATAAAGCCTGTTCTGGAGGAGCTAGAGGCGGAAATTAGAGAGAAAGAAAAACAGAAATCTTAA
- a CDS encoding NifU family protein: MRVYIEQTPQKNIMKFVCDKILTSGSYEYTAEDTILNSPMAKQLFLFPFVRRVFITANFVAIQKMEEIDWEDIAQELKELINDHLENSTIIIEKAKKVPYTLYAEMTPNPNVMKFVANQEITPQIVEVKSREEAAQVPVAVELYENFDFVKEVFLQENFLSVTADHKVDWQIKALEIREFLLNYLQSGKTIVKSDYTAPKNEWEEHLEQKVYSGTEKEIQRVLDQYIQPAVANDGGNIALISFDESTKTAKMLLQGACSGCPSSTITLKNGIEAMLKEMLPNVVEHVEAING; this comes from the coding sequence ATGAGAGTATATATAGAACAAACCCCACAAAAAAATATCATGAAGTTTGTTTGCGACAAAATTCTGACTTCTGGTAGCTACGAATACACAGCAGAAGACACTATTTTGAACTCGCCTATGGCAAAACAACTTTTTCTTTTTCCTTTTGTGAGAAGGGTATTTATCACCGCTAATTTTGTGGCGATTCAAAAAATGGAGGAAATCGATTGGGAAGATATCGCACAGGAATTAAAAGAATTAATCAACGATCATCTTGAAAATTCTACCATCATTATAGAAAAAGCTAAAAAAGTTCCCTACACGCTTTATGCCGAAATGACGCCAAATCCTAATGTGATGAAGTTTGTAGCCAATCAAGAAATCACACCGCAAATCGTGGAAGTGAAGAGTAGGGAAGAGGCTGCCCAAGTGCCCGTTGCAGTGGAATTGTATGAAAATTTTGATTTTGTGAAAGAAGTCTTTTTACAAGAAAATTTTCTTTCGGTTACGGCAGATCATAAAGTAGATTGGCAAATTAAGGCTTTAGAAATCCGTGAATTTTTGTTGAATTATCTACAAAGCGGCAAAACCATAGTGAAGAGCGATTATACAGCACCTAAAAACGAATGGGAAGAGCATTTGGAACAGAAGGTATATTCTGGTACCGAAAAAGAAATTCAGCGCGTTTTAGACCAATATATTCAGCCCGCAGTGGCAAATGATGGAGGAAACATTGCCCTTATTTCGTTTGACGAATCTACCAAAACTGCCAAAATGCTTTTGCAAGGTGCATGCAGCGGCTGTCCAAGCTCTACGATTACACTCAAAAACGGAATCGAAGCAATGCTTAAAGAAATGCTCCCAAATGTTGTGGAACATGTAGAAGCGATTAATGGATAA
- a CDS encoding basic amino acid/polyamine antiporter — translation MSDDSKKIGLIGLIAMVIGSMIGGGIFNITQNMAQNSALGPVIIAWIITAVGMLALAFTFKFLSDQRPDLSNGIYSYAREGFGNYVGFNSAWGYWIASATGNVAFAVMLNDAVGRFYPVLLNHGWQTVVFGTVLIWFYNFLVLRGVKQAASINTITVVAKFITILVIIIAMIVFFNIKTFDFDIWGKSLDLGSIGAQVKAPMLVTLWCFIGIEGAVVISGRAKKPSQVGIATIIGFVVALLLYVILSVLAYGIMHQPELAKLTDPSTGYVLQQAAGGWFVDFVNIAVIISVGGAWVAWTILVAEVPYTAALDKNLPKIFARENDKQVPSAALYISSVVMTIFMILVVTAKNVYDAAIDITGVIILPSYLFSSMFLWKSAQNKTVFKDNSKRRNLGLFVGICSTIYCLWLLYAGGLDYLLITSVIYAIGIIFFWYARKEQKLNEPIFKSYEKWLAIILVILAIISIILIIMGKVKF, via the coding sequence ATGAGCGACGATTCTAAAAAAATTGGTTTAATAGGGCTTATTGCCATGGTAATAGGTTCTATGATTGGGGGTGGAATATTCAACATCACTCAAAACATGGCACAGAATTCTGCACTAGGGCCTGTAATTATTGCTTGGATAATTACAGCCGTGGGAATGCTTGCCTTGGCATTTACTTTCAAATTTTTATCAGACCAAAGACCTGATTTATCCAATGGTATTTATTCCTATGCAAGAGAAGGCTTTGGCAACTATGTTGGTTTCAACTCCGCATGGGGATATTGGATTGCCTCCGCAACAGGAAATGTTGCCTTTGCAGTAATGCTAAACGATGCTGTGGGGAGATTTTATCCCGTATTGCTCAATCATGGCTGGCAAACAGTGGTATTTGGAACAGTGCTAATTTGGTTTTATAACTTTCTGGTGCTAAGAGGTGTAAAACAAGCCGCTAGTATAAACACCATCACGGTAGTGGCTAAATTCATTACCATCTTGGTCATCATCATTGCAATGATTGTGTTCTTCAATATCAAAACTTTTGACTTTGATATTTGGGGCAAATCCCTTGATTTAGGAAGTATTGGTGCACAAGTAAAAGCCCCTATGCTGGTAACACTCTGGTGTTTCATAGGTATTGAAGGTGCCGTCGTTATTTCAGGTAGAGCTAAAAAACCTTCTCAAGTAGGTATTGCAACCATTATAGGTTTTGTAGTAGCATTGTTGCTATATGTGATTTTAAGCGTTTTAGCCTACGGAATTATGCACCAACCAGAATTGGCAAAACTTACTGATCCTTCTACAGGCTATGTATTGCAACAAGCAGCAGGCGGCTGGTTTGTGGATTTCGTAAATATCGCCGTAATCATCTCCGTAGGTGGTGCTTGGGTAGCATGGACAATCTTAGTGGCAGAGGTACCTTACACCGCTGCTTTAGACAAAAACTTGCCTAAAATCTTTGCACGAGAAAATGATAAACAAGTGCCAAGTGCAGCATTATATATCTCAAGTGTGGTGATGACTATCTTTATGATACTCGTAGTTACCGCCAAAAATGTGTACGATGCAGCTATTGATATTACAGGAGTAATCATTCTACCATCTTATCTATTCAGTTCCATGTTCTTGTGGAAATCAGCACAGAATAAAACTGTTTTTAAAGACAATAGCAAGCGTCGCAATTTAGGACTATTTGTAGGGATTTGTTCCACCATCTATTGCTTATGGTTGCTCTATGCTGGAGGATTAGATTATTTACTAATCACTTCTGTGATTTACGCCATCGGTATCATTTTCTTCTGGTATGCACGCAAGGAACAAAAATTAAACGAACCGATTTTTAAATCATATGAAAAATGGCTGGCAATAATTTTAGTCATTTTAGCCATTATTTCAATTATTTTAATCATCATGGGTAAAGTTAAATTCTAA
- a CDS encoding OmpA family protein — protein sequence MKKLKLRVLPILVVVGLLLTGCEAVQNTNNSQRGAAIGAAAGAGLGALIGKNNRALGAIVGGVVGGSAGAIIGKKMDKQAQEIGQALPGAEVKRSEEGIQVILDENSEVRFEYNKSSLTPEAKQNLAKVIKVFKEYPDTNIMVVGYTDNVGSQSYNQPLSQKRAQSVADFLISNGIAKNRLTVVGMGKEDPRYSNDTPQGRAGNRRVEFAITANEKMKAEAKAEAGE from the coding sequence ATGAAAAAATTAAAATTAAGAGTATTACCTATACTCGTTGTTGTAGGATTATTATTGACAGGATGTGAAGCTGTACAAAACACAAACAACTCCCAGAGAGGTGCAGCCATAGGTGCAGCAGCTGGAGCTGGTTTAGGAGCTCTTATCGGTAAAAACAACAGAGCCCTCGGAGCCATTGTAGGTGGTGTTGTAGGTGGTTCTGCTGGAGCTATCATTGGTAAAAAAATGGATAAGCAAGCACAAGAAATCGGGCAAGCTTTGCCAGGTGCCGAAGTAAAGAGATCTGAGGAAGGTATTCAAGTAATTCTTGACGAAAATTCTGAAGTGAGATTTGAATATAACAAATCATCTTTAACTCCAGAAGCTAAACAAAACTTGGCTAAAGTGATTAAAGTTTTCAAAGAATATCCAGATACAAACATCATGGTAGTAGGTTATACAGACAATGTAGGTTCTCAATCATACAACCAGCCATTGTCTCAAAAAAGAGCTCAATCTGTTGCTGATTTCTTGATAAGCAACGGAATTGCAAAAAATCGTTTGACAGTAGTGGGTATGGGTAAAGAAGATCCAAGATATTCAAACGATACGCCACAAGGCAGAGCTGGAAACCGCCGTGTTGAATTTGCAATTACAGCAAACGAAAAAATGAAAGCTGAAGCTAAAGCTGAGGCTGGTGAATAG
- a CDS encoding gamma carbonic anhydrase family protein, which translates to MALIKELNGIQPKMGKNVFLAETATLIGDVQMGDDCSIWFNAVLRGDVNFIKLGNKVNIQDNAVVHCTYQKYPTTIGNNVSVGHSAIVHGCTIQDNVLIGMGAIVMDDCLIESHAIIAAGAVLTPHTHVKTGELWAGVPARKIKEVSEDLKTNEIERIANNYVKYSSWYK; encoded by the coding sequence ATGGCTTTAATAAAAGAATTAAATGGCATTCAGCCCAAAATGGGCAAAAATGTATTTTTAGCTGAAACAGCTACGCTAATCGGCGATGTACAAATGGGCGATGATTGTAGTATTTGGTTTAATGCCGTGTTGCGTGGCGATGTCAATTTTATAAAACTTGGCAACAAAGTAAATATTCAGGATAATGCTGTGGTGCATTGTACCTACCAGAAATATCCCACCACGATTGGCAATAATGTTTCGGTGGGGCACAGTGCTATTGTGCATGGTTGCACCATTCAGGACAATGTTTTGATAGGAATGGGTGCCATTGTGATGGATGATTGCTTGATTGAATCTCACGCAATTATCGCGGCAGGTGCCGTGCTCACGCCACACACGCATGTTAAGACAGGCGAATTGTGGGCGGGCGTGCCTGCACGCAAGATCAAAGAAGTTTCAGAGGATTTAAAAACTAATGAAATTGAGCGTATTGCCAATAATTATGTGAAATACAGCTCGTGGTATAAATAG
- a CDS encoding class I SAM-dependent methyltransferase, giving the protein MEQLKNNQVKDFLVTGEKFSLVIDDEVPGMLRTMPRPFSTELDKYYDSKEYISHTDGENSFFEILYQRVKKYNLAYKKNIVFSTQKPKTALDYGCGTGDFVELLLNNGVQAFGYEPNSNAVRLAKPKIGDNLLIESEVFTKKYDVITLWHVLEHIPNYDLILSELLKCLNPGGRIILALPNHKSYDAYFYKNYWAAYDAPRHLWHFSPTSIKYLAKKFGMIIEQVKPMYFDAFYVSLLSEKYKQNTFGILRAPLVAMYSNFKAMFTKQYSSLIYVMKKK; this is encoded by the coding sequence GTGGAACAATTAAAAAATAATCAAGTAAAGGATTTTTTGGTAACGGGAGAAAAATTTTCGCTCGTGATAGATGACGAAGTGCCTGGGATGTTGCGCACCATGCCCCGCCCCTTCTCTACCGAGCTAGATAAATATTATGATAGCAAAGAATATATTTCGCATACCGATGGTGAAAATTCTTTTTTTGAAATTCTCTATCAGCGTGTCAAAAAATATAATCTTGCTTATAAGAAAAATATTGTTTTCTCGACCCAAAAGCCCAAAACAGCACTTGATTATGGCTGTGGAACAGGCGATTTTGTAGAATTATTATTAAATAATGGAGTGCAAGCATTTGGTTATGAGCCAAATAGCAATGCTGTGAGACTTGCAAAACCCAAAATAGGCGATAATTTACTAATAGAATCGGAGGTTTTTACCAAAAAATACGATGTTATCACCCTTTGGCATGTATTAGAGCACATTCCCAATTATGATTTAATACTTTCAGAATTATTAAAATGTTTAAACCCTGGCGGGAGAATCATTTTAGCTTTGCCCAATCATAAATCGTATGATGCATATTTTTACAAAAACTATTGGGCGGCTTATGATGCACCAAGACATTTGTGGCACTTCTCCCCTACTTCAATTAAATATTTAGCCAAAAAATTTGGCATGATTATAGAACAAGTAAAGCCAATGTATTTTGACGCTTTCTATGTAAGTCTACTTTCAGAGAAATATAAGCAAAATACATTTGGGATTTTGAGAGCACCATTGGTAGCCATGTATTCAAATTTTAAAGCCATGTTTACCAAGCAGTACTCCTCCCTAATCTATGTGATGAAGAAGAAATAA
- a CDS encoding Orn/Lys/Arg family decarboxylase: MNSTKPSMMHGSTSPNYAMIASLDVASQMMSQDGLQMSEDNILAAVELRQKVQNIFKKYAEHQDWFFRLWQPSKVEINGTHVDFEKAEPRDLVDHQSAWILNKTYNWHGFEDIEEDFIMLDPIKLTFVTPGVRMDGTYEEQGIPAGIVTDYLIQKGIVVEKTDTYSFLMLHSFGTTKGKQGELLAELLNFKHDYERNIPIKDIFPYLLDYDKRYQDMRLKDLCNEMHHFFKQTNFLETMHMAFEKLPKQEMEPAKAYELLVQNKSEYLYLDQMIGRIPAVMIVPYPPGIPVMMGGELLDQDSIAIYHYLKTLESFENRFKGYEKDIHGVERDEVDGVIYYKILCLKQQ, translated from the coding sequence ATGAATTCAACGAAGCCTAGTATGATGCACGGCTCTACTTCTCCAAACTACGCCATGATTGCATCGCTTGATGTTGCCTCTCAGATGATGTCTCAAGATGGATTGCAGATGAGTGAGGATAATATTTTGGCCGCTGTGGAATTAAGACAAAAAGTCCAAAATATATTTAAAAAATATGCCGAACACCAAGATTGGTTCTTTAGACTTTGGCAACCATCTAAAGTAGAAATCAATGGTACTCATGTAGATTTTGAAAAAGCAGAACCTAGAGATTTAGTAGACCATCAATCCGCTTGGATATTAAATAAAACATACAACTGGCACGGGTTTGAGGATATAGAAGAAGACTTCATCATGCTAGATCCTATCAAGCTCACCTTCGTAACTCCTGGTGTGAGAATGGACGGCACCTACGAAGAGCAAGGAATCCCTGCTGGAATCGTAACCGATTATTTAATCCAAAAAGGAATCGTGGTCGAGAAAACCGACACTTATTCATTCCTAATGTTGCATTCATTCGGTACCACAAAAGGAAAACAAGGGGAATTGCTTGCCGAGCTACTCAACTTTAAACACGACTACGAAAGAAATATTCCTATTAAGGACATTTTCCCTTATCTACTAGATTACGACAAGAGATACCAAGATATGAGACTAAAAGATTTATGTAATGAAATGCACCATTTCTTTAAACAAACTAATTTCCTAGAAACCATGCACATGGCTTTTGAAAAATTACCAAAACAAGAAATGGAACCAGCCAAAGCATATGAACTTTTGGTTCAAAACAAATCTGAATATCTCTATCTAGACCAAATGATAGGCCGCATTCCTGCCGTGATGATTGTGCCTTATCCTCCAGGAATCCCTGTGATGATGGGCGGCGAATTGCTTGATCAAGATAGTATTGCAATCTACCACTATCTCAAAACACTAGAATCTTTTGAAAACCGATTCAAAGGCTATGAAAAAGACATTCACGGTGTGGAAAGAGACGAAGTAGATGGCGTGATCTACTACAAAATCCTTTGCTTAAAACAACAATAA
- a CDS encoding phosphatidylserine decarboxylase family protein, which yields MKKHTYRVGQWLPQDQEFLTDWMNQLCDEVEKEKQSLLPPVQDLKDLIESDRHIFNLAQAMFDEIPLKYKNTPINTPQVRDYEHMLDLINAVLTRPMEFNTTGLVGFPINAILDWPMATAAGYVFFMNEKVNKKIKAILDYWGKYLQSEDSVSALNTSSTGWLCPLALESMSKAAYGDNFLELFDCKSDKIEEKYGFKSWDEFFTRTFKEGVRPVAEPGNNDVIANACESAPYRLEKNVPLKAKFWIKGQPYSLQDMMDNDELAQQFADGTVYQAFLSALSYHRWHSPVSGKIVKAYNVYGSYYSENYYEGFHSKDGKADPSAPNDSQAYITEVASRAIIFIEADNPKIGLMCFIAVGMAEVSSNEITVKEGQHVEKGEQLGMFHFGGSTHCLIFRKGVEIDWDLHGQTPSLDSENIPVHSKIGVVK from the coding sequence ATGAAAAAACACACTTATAGAGTAGGGCAGTGGCTACCACAGGATCAAGAGTTCTTAACCGATTGGATGAATCAACTCTGCGATGAGGTAGAAAAAGAAAAACAATCGTTGTTGCCTCCTGTGCAAGATTTAAAAGATTTAATCGAGAGCGATCGCCATATTTTTAACTTGGCACAAGCCATGTTCGATGAGATTCCTTTAAAGTATAAAAACACGCCCATCAACACACCACAAGTTCGTGATTATGAGCATATGCTTGATTTAATCAATGCCGTGCTCACTCGCCCCATGGAGTTTAATACAACAGGACTTGTAGGATTCCCGATCAATGCCATTTTAGACTGGCCTATGGCAACTGCTGCGGGCTATGTTTTCTTTATGAACGAAAAAGTGAATAAGAAAATCAAAGCCATTTTGGATTATTGGGGAAAATATCTACAATCCGAAGATTCTGTTTCAGCACTGAATACAAGTAGCACAGGCTGGCTTTGTCCGCTTGCGCTCGAAAGTATGAGCAAAGCAGCTTATGGCGATAATTTTCTTGAATTATTTGATTGCAAATCAGATAAAATCGAAGAAAAATATGGTTTTAAATCTTGGGACGAATTTTTCACAAGAACCTTCAAAGAAGGCGTGCGACCTGTGGCAGAGCCTGGCAATAACGATGTTATAGCCAATGCCTGTGAATCTGCACCATACAGACTGGAGAAAAATGTACCTTTAAAAGCTAAATTCTGGATCAAAGGGCAACCTTATTCTCTACAAGACATGATGGATAATGATGAACTGGCTCAACAATTTGCCGACGGAACCGTTTATCAAGCCTTTTTAAGTGCTTTAAGCTATCACCGCTGGCATTCACCTGTGAGTGGTAAAATCGTGAAAGCATACAATGTCTATGGCAGTTATTATTCAGAAAACTATTACGAGGGATTCCATAGCAAAGATGGAAAGGCAGACCCATCTGCCCCAAACGACTCCCAAGCCTATATCACAGAAGTAGCCTCTAGAGCCATCATCTTTATCGAAGCAGATAATCCAAAAATAGGATTAATGTGCTTTATTGCAGTAGGTATGGCAGAAGTTTCTTCTAATGAAATCACTGTGAAAGAGGGACAACATGTAGAGAAAGGCGAACAGCTCGGAATGTTCCATTTCGGAGGCTCTACACACTGTTTAATCTTTAGAAAAGGAGTAGAAATCGATTGGGATTTGCATGGACAAACACCTAGTTTAGATAGCGAAAATATTCCAGTTCATTCAAAAATTGGAGTAGTAAAATAA
- the hdcA gene encoding histidine decarboxylase, pyruvoyl type has protein sequence MKIKRHHKNAKIDRTAISIYDNYCDGYGAAGNEGNGYVSVLKVSVGEVEKTDDLLLDGIVAYDRAEANDAYVGQINMLTASSFCGIAGQIWGYDLATSDTIEDEKEEPVFVAKQYDGSDLPVYDAAPLLKAGISLFGTEKNRVFPPVPGGHIICANKSTTVFRPKDRKPQGDGEAYGVWSFIAISITKDRENSADLFIEDAGAWTQDDNPENLKAFLEEHRKKVVWSIVACGEDQDVVYSRTYIGFAYLIMTPGYVGTALTCAPYVSLAKNAIPAKGFHQLNDMRLSEWEESIKS, from the coding sequence ATGAAAATTAAAAGACACCACAAAAATGCGAAAATTGATCGCACAGCCATCAGTATATACGATAATTACTGCGATGGCTATGGTGCAGCTGGCAACGAAGGAAACGGCTATGTTTCTGTACTAAAAGTTTCGGTGGGCGAAGTAGAAAAGACAGATGATTTACTGCTAGATGGGATAGTGGCTTATGATCGGGCAGAAGCCAATGATGCTTATGTAGGGCAAATCAATATGCTTACCGCTTCGTCATTTTGCGGAATCGCTGGACAAATTTGGGGCTATGATTTAGCCACCTCAGATACCATAGAAGATGAGAAAGAAGAACCCGTTTTTGTTGCTAAACAATACGATGGTTCCGATTTACCCGTGTATGATGCGGCTCCGTTGTTAAAAGCAGGAATTTCACTCTTCGGGACAGAGAAAAACAGAGTTTTCCCTCCTGTTCCTGGCGGACACATTATTTGTGCCAATAAAAGCACCACAGTTTTTAGACCCAAAGACAGAAAGCCACAAGGCGACGGAGAAGCCTATGGCGTATGGAGTTTTATCGCCATTTCTATTACCAAAGACAGAGAAAATTCTGCCGATTTGTTCATAGAAGATGCAGGTGCTTGGACTCAAGATGATAATCCAGAAAACCTAAAAGCATTTCTAGAAGAACATCGCAAAAAAGTAGTTTGGTCTATTGTAGCATGTGGCGAAGATCAAGATGTTGTGTACTCAAGAACCTACATCGGATTTGCCTACTTGATCATGACACCGGGCTATGTGGGAACAGCTCTCACTTGTGCTCCATATGTTTCTTTAGCTAAAAATGCAATTCCTGCAAAAGGCTTCCATCAGTTAAACGATATGAGACTATCTGAATGGGAAGAAAGTATTAAATCTTAA
- a CDS encoding aspartate kinase, with protein MKIYKFGGASVKDATNVQNVEKVLKATGYQNCFLVVSAMGKTTNALEDVVSAYRNKEDYLSLLNEIERFHINIAKELIPEIHPVFEQIIKLIAEVKTFLSLNKSPKYDFVYDQVISLGELLSTKIISAYLNFKGIENQWIDAREYIKTNNFYREGKVDWEKTEKNFKGLDEDKLYITQGFIGSDENNFTTTLGREGSDYTGAIIAYCLNADSLSIWKDVKGVLNADPRVFSNTQILKEISYEEAIELAYYGASVIHPKTLQPLQSKNIPLYVKCFEDPSLPGSVIKQGKRLDPLVPCYIVKKNQITLSISSKSFSFIDEEIIKDVYEKLSDNKIKVNLIQISAISLLLCIEDKFHNLEQLIEDLNQKYKVSTVTDCTLYTIRHAQKDSENIIPNHDKAIVRQAAINTLQLVVKEEK; from the coding sequence ATGAAAATTTATAAATTTGGTGGGGCTTCTGTAAAAGATGCAACCAATGTACAAAATGTAGAAAAAGTTTTAAAAGCCACAGGCTACCAGAATTGTTTTTTGGTCGTTTCGGCAATGGGAAAAACAACCAATGCCCTGGAGGATGTCGTGAGTGCATATAGAAATAAGGAAGATTATCTTTCATTATTAAACGAAATTGAGCGTTTTCACATCAATATTGCCAAGGAATTGATTCCTGAGATTCATCCCGTTTTTGAGCAAATTATAAAGCTTATTGCCGAGGTGAAAACTTTTTTGAGTTTAAATAAATCACCAAAATATGATTTTGTGTACGATCAAGTCATCAGTCTTGGGGAATTACTTTCAACCAAAATCATCAGTGCCTATTTAAATTTTAAAGGCATAGAAAACCAATGGATCGATGCCCGAGAATACATTAAAACCAATAATTTCTACCGAGAGGGAAAAGTAGATTGGGAAAAAACGGAAAAAAACTTCAAAGGATTAGACGAAGATAAATTATACATTACGCAAGGTTTCATAGGCTCAGACGAGAATAACTTCACCACGACCCTAGGGCGTGAAGGTTCCGATTACACAGGAGCTATCATTGCCTATTGCTTAAATGCCGATAGTTTAAGCATTTGGAAAGATGTAAAAGGGGTATTAAATGCCGATCCACGCGTTTTTAGCAATACACAAATTTTGAAAGAAATCTCTTATGAAGAGGCGATTGAGCTTGCGTATTATGGAGCTTCTGTTATTCACCCAAAGACATTGCAACCACTGCAAAGCAAAAACATTCCGTTGTATGTAAAATGTTTTGAAGATCCGAGTTTGCCAGGTTCGGTGATTAAGCAAGGAAAGCGTCTCGATCCACTTGTGCCGTGCTATATCGTGAAGAAAAATCAGATTACATTAAGTATTTCGAGCAAAAGTTTCTCTTTCATCGACGAGGAAATCATTAAAGATGTGTACGAAAAACTTTCAGACAACAAAATCAAAGTTAATTTGATTCAAATTTCAGCGATTAGTTTGCTACTTTGTATCGAGGATAAATTCCATAATTTGGAACAATTAATCGAGGATTTAAACCAAAAATATAAAGTTTCTACGGTAACAGATTGCACACTCTACACCATAAGACACGCGCAAAAAGATAGCGAAAATATTATTCCAAATCACGATAAAGCCATCGTGAGACAAGCTGCAATCAATACCTTGCAATTAGTGGTAAAAGAAGAAAAATGA